Proteins co-encoded in one Bremerella sp. TYQ1 genomic window:
- a CDS encoding HAD family hydrolase produces MVYQIEPKNEFLVGIDSDGCVFDTMELKHKECFIPNIINYYELQGVSKYAREAAEFVNLYSKSRGINRFPALVEALEWLQKRPEVIERGAKINIPQSLQTWIKEETKLGNPALEAKVAESNDPDLAHCLKWSKAVNETVAGMVRGVAPFPSVRKCLEKLSGKADMLVVSATPNDALNDEWTEHDLRQYVAEICGQEAGNKKETLTNASKYKPNQTLMIGDAPGDYKAAVANDCLFYPINPGDEENSWKRFYDEGIDKFLKLEFAGDYQKMLLEEFDRYLPEKPSWPVVD; encoded by the coding sequence ATGGTTTATCAGATTGAACCGAAGAACGAATTCCTTGTAGGCATCGACTCGGATGGTTGCGTCTTCGATACGATGGAACTGAAGCACAAGGAATGCTTCATTCCCAACATTATCAACTACTACGAACTGCAAGGCGTCAGCAAGTATGCTCGCGAAGCCGCCGAGTTCGTGAATCTCTACTCCAAGAGCCGCGGCATCAACCGTTTTCCTGCTTTGGTGGAAGCATTGGAATGGTTGCAAAAGCGTCCGGAAGTGATCGAACGTGGCGCGAAGATCAACATTCCTCAGTCGCTGCAAACATGGATCAAAGAAGAGACCAAGCTTGGCAATCCAGCTCTCGAAGCCAAAGTCGCTGAGTCGAACGATCCTGACTTGGCCCATTGCTTGAAGTGGTCCAAAGCCGTCAACGAAACGGTCGCTGGCATGGTTCGTGGCGTGGCCCCCTTCCCTTCGGTTCGCAAATGTTTGGAAAAGCTGAGCGGCAAAGCAGACATGCTGGTCGTTTCCGCAACGCCGAATGACGCATTGAACGACGAATGGACCGAACATGACCTTCGTCAGTACGTCGCGGAAATTTGCGGTCAGGAAGCTGGCAACAAGAAGGAAACGCTGACCAACGCCAGCAAGTACAAGCCAAATCAAACGCTGATGATTGGCGACGCCCCCGGCGATTATAAGGCAGCCGTGGCGAACGATTGCTTGTTCTACCCAATCAATCCTGGCGACGAAGAAAACAGCTGGAAGCGATTCTACGATGAAGGAATCGACAAGTTCCTGAAGCTCGAATTCGCTGGCGATTACCAGAAAATGCTGCTCGAAGAATTCGATCGCTACTTGCCAGAAAAGCCAAGCTGGCCAGTGGTCGACTAA
- a CDS encoding diphosphate--fructose-6-phosphate 1-phosphotransferase yields the protein MSTKKNLIVAQSGGPSPVINNTLRGLVEAALQTDNIGTVYGAHHGIEGVLKEELINLTDQPAEEISLLRYTPAAGSIGTCRYKLKDWQNEDFDRCIEVFKAHNIGYFVYIGGNDSMDTANKIAKLAQERGLDMVGIGGPKTIDNDVGDSEFKLIDHTPGYASTAKYWMHMIQYANEENRGSCPADPVLVMQAMGRKIGYIPAAARLADPKREMPLQIYMAESPCTLEQLHENVNKQLKQDGRCIVVLSEGFDVGDIGARKDSFGHTSFSASNITVAQIVTNYLNDNGLAVKGAARCNVSGTDQRHAMAYASSVDLDEAYHAGEMAAVLASTGQSGYMSTILRNEGDVYSVRYDKAPLAEVANSERTFPKEWIDANGYDVTDEFVKYAKPLLGEGMVSLPMIDGRQRMTRLQPMFADQKLAAYVPQADRQEAPK from the coding sequence ATGAGCACCAAGAAGAACCTGATTGTTGCCCAAAGTGGTGGTCCAAGCCCGGTCATTAACAACACGCTTCGCGGCTTGGTGGAAGCTGCTTTGCAGACCGACAACATCGGAACGGTCTACGGTGCCCATCACGGTATCGAAGGGGTGCTGAAGGAAGAACTGATTAATCTGACCGATCAGCCAGCCGAAGAAATCTCGCTGCTGCGTTACACGCCTGCTGCAGGTTCGATTGGTACTTGCCGCTACAAGCTGAAAGACTGGCAGAACGAAGACTTCGATCGCTGCATCGAGGTATTCAAAGCCCACAATATCGGCTACTTCGTCTACATCGGCGGCAACGACTCGATGGACACCGCCAACAAGATCGCCAAGCTGGCCCAGGAACGCGGCCTCGATATGGTCGGAATCGGTGGCCCCAAGACCATCGACAACGACGTCGGCGACAGCGAGTTCAAGCTGATCGACCATACCCCAGGTTACGCTTCGACTGCCAAGTACTGGATGCACATGATCCAGTATGCCAACGAAGAAAACCGCGGTAGCTGCCCAGCCGACCCTGTGTTGGTGATGCAAGCGATGGGCCGCAAGATCGGTTACATTCCTGCCGCGGCTCGTTTGGCCGATCCGAAGCGAGAAATGCCGCTGCAGATCTACATGGCCGAATCCCCTTGTACGCTCGAGCAACTGCACGAAAACGTCAACAAGCAACTGAAGCAAGACGGCCGCTGTATCGTTGTGCTCAGCGAAGGCTTTGACGTCGGTGACATTGGTGCCCGAAAGGATTCGTTCGGGCACACTAGCTTCAGTGCGAGTAATATCACCGTCGCTCAGATTGTGACGAACTACCTCAACGATAACGGCTTGGCTGTTAAGGGGGCGGCTCGGTGCAATGTGAGCGGAACCGACCAGCGTCATGCGATGGCTTACGCCTCGTCGGTCGACTTGGACGAAGCTTACCACGCCGGCGAAATGGCCGCTGTTTTGGCCTCGACGGGGCAGTCTGGCTACATGTCGACGATCCTTCGAAACGAAGGAGATGTCTACAGCGTTCGCTACGACAAAGCACCTTTGGCGGAAGTCGCCAACAGCGAACGAACGTTCCCTAAAGAGTGGATCGATGCCAACGGTTACGATGTGACCGACGAGTTCGTGAAGTATGCCAAGCCACTCTTGGGCGAAGGCATGGTCAGCCTGCCGATGATCGATGGTCGCCAACGCATGACTCGCCTGCAGCCGATGTTTGCCGATCAAAAGCTGGCCGCCTACGTGCCTCAGGCCGACCGTCAAGAAGCTCCGAAGTAG
- a CDS encoding calcium/sodium antiporter, whose product MLVAAGLILVGLVALVLGGELLVRGASALAALIGISPLVIGLTVVAFGTSAPELAVSLKAGWAGEADIAVGNVIGSNIFNVLFILGVSALVSPLVVNSQLIRLELPLLMVVSVLTWGLAYNGTISQAEGIVLFLGLAGYVAWSVWQSRKESKAVQAEYAEATPQPPHSNWGTALQVGWIVLGLIALAFGSKWLVDGAVMIARQLGMSELLIGLTIVAAGTSLPEVVASVMASIKGERDIAVGNVVGSNLFNLMCVLGLTAVIVPGGVPVAPSAIWQEMPAMIGASLICLPIFFTGSRIDRWEGVLFLAWYVVYTTYLVLMAMESPVGPLVGQIALYGGVPLTLLILLGSLFFSRSLGPEMPHSSESPG is encoded by the coding sequence ATGCTTGTTGCGGCTGGTCTGATTTTAGTTGGCCTGGTTGCTTTGGTTCTCGGTGGCGAACTTCTCGTTCGTGGTGCATCAGCGCTTGCCGCGTTGATCGGCATTTCTCCCCTGGTAATCGGCTTAACCGTCGTTGCATTCGGCACAAGTGCCCCGGAGCTTGCCGTGTCGCTGAAGGCTGGTTGGGCTGGCGAAGCAGATATTGCCGTCGGGAATGTGATCGGCAGTAACATCTTCAATGTGCTATTTATTCTGGGTGTTTCCGCGCTGGTCTCTCCCTTGGTCGTCAACAGTCAGTTGATTCGATTGGAACTGCCGCTGCTCATGGTTGTTTCGGTGCTCACATGGGGCTTAGCCTACAACGGCACAATCAGTCAGGCCGAGGGTATCGTTCTTTTTCTAGGGCTTGCCGGTTACGTTGCCTGGTCGGTTTGGCAAAGCCGTAAGGAGTCGAAAGCGGTTCAAGCCGAATACGCCGAAGCCACTCCGCAACCGCCTCATTCCAATTGGGGCACTGCACTTCAAGTCGGATGGATTGTGCTGGGGTTGATCGCCCTGGCGTTTGGATCGAAATGGCTCGTCGACGGAGCGGTGATGATTGCCCGACAGCTTGGCATGAGCGAGCTACTCATTGGTCTAACAATCGTTGCCGCTGGCACATCGCTTCCAGAAGTGGTCGCTTCCGTGATGGCATCGATCAAAGGAGAACGCGACATTGCTGTTGGCAACGTGGTCGGCAGCAATCTGTTTAACTTGATGTGCGTGCTGGGGCTCACCGCGGTGATTGTTCCTGGCGGAGTTCCCGTAGCTCCATCTGCGATATGGCAAGAGATGCCGGCGATGATTGGGGCAAGCCTGATCTGCTTGCCGATCTTTTTCACCGGCAGTCGTATCGATCGCTGGGAAGGTGTTCTGTTTTTGGCATGGTACGTTGTTTATACGACCTATCTCGTTCTGATGGCTATGGAATCTCCCGTAGGTCCGCTTGTAGGGCAGATAGCCCTTTACGGGGGCGTTCCATTAACGCTTCTTATACTGCTTGGCTCGTTGTTCTTTTCTCGCAGTCTAGGCCCTGAAATGCCACATTCGAGTGAGTCGCCCGGGTAG
- a CDS encoding CBS domain-containing protein: MSIPTSTTAPTAPTLTARDFMATKLVTLSPDEDALAAVRKLLHYRISGAPVVDSEGNFLGIFSEKTSMRFLLDAAYSQLPSNRVGAFMNTDIARLITVDTDWLSCAQIFLSTPYRRLPVLDGTKLIGQVSRRDLLNAAIQMIDKPDRRSGKFVMYFSALVDLNDSPVD, encoded by the coding sequence ATGTCGATCCCTACTTCTACGACTGCGCCTACCGCACCGACGCTTACGGCGCGTGACTTTATGGCTACCAAATTGGTAACCCTCAGCCCGGATGAGGATGCCTTGGCAGCCGTACGAAAATTGCTGCACTACCGAATTTCCGGGGCACCGGTGGTGGACAGTGAAGGAAACTTCTTGGGGATCTTTTCGGAAAAGACTTCGATGCGTTTCCTGCTGGACGCTGCCTATTCCCAGCTCCCCTCGAATCGAGTCGGAGCGTTTATGAACACGGACATCGCTCGGCTGATTACGGTCGATACCGACTGGCTTAGCTGCGCTCAGATCTTTTTGTCGACGCCGTACCGACGATTGCCGGTATTGGACGGGACAAAATTGATCGGTCAGGTCAGTCGTCGTGACCTGTTAAATGCCGCGATTCAAATGATTGACAAACCAGACCGTCGCAGCGGCAAGTTTGTTATGTACTTCAGTGCGTTGGTCGACTTGAACGACTCTCCTGTCGACTAG
- a CDS encoding enoyl-ACP reductase — translation MGLFTGKKGLIVGVANGNSIAWGIAQKIMEEGGECGFTHLPDREDDARKKNRRRVSQLTDNYEQAKFLVPLDVQSDENIAEVIKTTESELGKIDFLLHSVAFASLDDLRVPTVECSREGFKMAMDISAYSLIALTNAARPILNEGASVCAMTYFGGEKAVPGYNMMGVCKAALDSIVKYLSFDMGEYNVRVNAISAGPLKTLASSAVGAKEMLDLYAAVSPLNRNITMEEVSNAGAFLLSNLAGGITGEIMHVDAGYNIMGSPGRMATEYKKMQDQIEGK, via the coding sequence ATGGGACTATTCACCGGTAAAAAAGGCCTGATCGTTGGCGTAGCGAACGGAAATTCGATTGCCTGGGGCATTGCCCAGAAGATCATGGAAGAAGGTGGCGAGTGTGGTTTCACCCACCTGCCAGACCGCGAAGATGACGCACGAAAGAAGAATCGTCGCCGTGTTTCGCAGTTGACCGATAACTATGAACAAGCCAAGTTCCTCGTTCCGCTCGACGTTCAGTCGGACGAAAACATCGCGGAAGTGATCAAAACCACCGAAAGCGAGCTGGGCAAGATCGACTTTTTGTTGCACTCGGTCGCGTTTGCATCGCTGGACGATCTGCGTGTTCCAACCGTTGAGTGCAGCCGCGAAGGCTTCAAGATGGCCATGGACATCAGTGCCTACAGCCTGATCGCGCTGACCAATGCGGCCCGACCGATTCTTAACGAGGGGGCGTCGGTTTGTGCGATGACCTACTTCGGCGGTGAAAAAGCGGTTCCTGGCTACAACATGATGGGTGTTTGCAAAGCTGCTTTGGACAGCATTGTGAAGTACCTTTCGTTCGACATGGGCGAGTACAACGTCCGCGTGAATGCCATCAGCGCCGGCCCGTTGAAGACGTTGGCCAGCAGTGCGGTGGGAGCCAAGGAAATGTTGGATCTTTATGCGGCCGTTTCGCCACTGAACCGCAACATCACGATGGAAGAAGTCTCGAACGCCGGAGCTTTCCTGCTCTCGAACCTGGCCGGCGGAATCACCGGCGAGATTATGCATGTCGACGCTGGCTACAACATCATGGGCAGCCCTGGCCGCATGGCGACCGAATACAAGAAGATGCAGGACCAGATCGAAGGCAAATAG
- a CDS encoding SDR family oxidoreductase, whose product MSLEGKVALVVGGGSGIGKAIALALAADGAKVAIAGRRFEVLEQVAAESDAEIHCHSVDVSDRTSVKGLFEFVGKTLGELDILVNAAGINIKTRSMAEMTPEQWDQVMQINATGGYNLLYEALPPMRKRQDGLIINISSISGKRAYALGGIAYCASKFAMTALGTAAGNEVAADGVRITNIYPGEVETPILEQRPSAPTDEHRARMLQPEDFSEVVLSICHLPPRAHVAELIIKPTKQEYT is encoded by the coding sequence ATGTCGCTCGAAGGTAAAGTTGCCCTGGTCGTTGGTGGTGGTTCCGGAATCGGCAAAGCCATTGCATTGGCTCTTGCTGCTGACGGGGCCAAAGTTGCCATCGCCGGCCGCCGTTTTGAAGTCCTCGAGCAAGTCGCCGCGGAAAGCGACGCGGAAATCCATTGCCACAGTGTCGACGTATCCGATCGAACCAGCGTGAAGGGCTTGTTCGAGTTCGTAGGCAAAACGCTCGGCGAACTCGATATCCTGGTCAACGCGGCCGGGATTAATATCAAGACGCGAAGCATGGCCGAAATGACGCCTGAGCAGTGGGATCAAGTCATGCAAATCAATGCCACAGGGGGCTATAACCTTCTGTACGAAGCACTTCCTCCCATGCGAAAACGCCAGGACGGATTGATCATCAATATCTCGTCGATCTCAGGCAAACGGGCCTACGCCCTCGGTGGCATTGCTTACTGTGCGTCGAAGTTCGCGATGACTGCCCTGGGAACAGCTGCAGGCAACGAAGTCGCCGCCGATGGAGTTCGCATCACCAACATTTACCCCGGCGAAGTCGAAACGCCGATCCTCGAGCAACGCCCCAGCGCTCCGACCGACGAGCATCGAGCTCGGATGCTTCAGCCGGAAGACTTCAGCGAAGTGGTCCTTTCGATCTGCCATCTTCCGCCGCGAGCACATGTCGCGGAACTGATCATTAAGCCGACGAAGCAGGAATATACCTAA
- a CDS encoding thioredoxin family protein: MPFDPEYHEESPSREDVDQMSGKLVLEFGANWCGHCQGLSPTVESLLTDVDDIQHVRVADGKGKRLGRSFQVKLWPTLVFLNDGEIVGQLVRPTPEEAQDAFDDFRNS; this comes from the coding sequence ATGCCATTCGATCCGGAATATCACGAAGAGTCCCCCTCTCGCGAAGACGTCGACCAGATGTCAGGCAAACTGGTGTTGGAATTCGGTGCCAACTGGTGTGGGCACTGCCAAGGATTATCGCCGACGGTCGAGTCCTTGCTGACCGATGTCGACGACATCCAACATGTCCGCGTCGCGGATGGGAAAGGAAAACGGCTAGGCCGATCGTTTCAGGTCAAACTGTGGCCGACACTCGTTTTTCTAAACGATGGCGAGATCGTCGGTCAATTGGTTCGTCCCACTCCGGAAGAAGCCCAAGACGCATTCGACGACTTCCGCAATTCTTGA
- a CDS encoding DUF4190 domain-containing protein encodes MNESNPFNSPHSGLEASTGVKPLDTSGDATGGLIPYKNPYALAAYYLGIIGLFPVIGIFASIPAFVLGILGLRNRAKNPAIKGSVHAWIGIILGGLATLMNLSCIGLMVFGIMSEAAR; translated from the coding sequence ATGAACGAATCCAATCCCTTCAATTCCCCGCATTCAGGGCTCGAAGCTTCGACCGGAGTCAAACCGCTCGACACCTCCGGCGATGCGACTGGCGGACTGATTCCTTACAAAAACCCGTACGCGTTGGCGGCATACTATCTTGGGATCATCGGGCTGTTCCCTGTGATCGGTATTTTTGCCTCGATACCGGCATTCGTGCTGGGAATTTTAGGGCTGCGAAATCGCGCGAAAAATCCCGCGATTAAAGGCTCCGTTCATGCATGGATCGGGATCATCCTGGGCGGTCTGGCCACGCTGATGAATTTGTCGTGCATCGGCTTAATGGTGTTCGGCATCATGAGCGAGGCCGCACGCTAG
- the glyA gene encoding serine hydroxymethyltransferase — MNLIKQNDPAVWAAIQAEQVRQADGLEMIASENYTSAAIQQAVGSVLTNKYAEGYPGRRYYGGCEHVDVIEQLAIDRAKQLFGAEHANVQPHAGSQANFAVYLTAIQPGDTVLGLDLAHGGHLTHGMKLNVSGILYNFISYGVDRETHRLDFDAIAKLAKEHKPKLIVAGASAYPREIPHEKFAEIANDVGAKLFVDMAHYAGLVAGGVHNSPVPYADFVTTTCHKTLRGPRSGLILCKEEHQKMINRNVFPGTQGGPLMHVIAGKALCFQEALQPEFKQYAQQVVDNAKTLADTLMAGGLKLVSGGTENHLMLVDVTAVGTTGTAAENALDASGITVNKNMIPFDQRKPMDPSGVRIGTPALTTRGMKTDEMKSVGGWILEALKAPEDAAVHARIRGEVASLCEQFPVPGQAVELD; from the coding sequence ATGAACTTAATCAAGCAAAACGATCCCGCAGTTTGGGCAGCTATCCAGGCCGAACAAGTCCGCCAGGCCGATGGCCTCGAAATGATTGCCTCGGAAAACTACACCAGTGCCGCCATCCAACAGGCCGTCGGCAGCGTGTTGACCAACAAATATGCCGAAGGCTACCCAGGGCGTCGTTACTACGGTGGTTGCGAACATGTCGACGTGATCGAACAGTTGGCCATCGACCGAGCCAAGCAGCTTTTCGGTGCCGAGCATGCCAACGTTCAGCCGCACGCCGGCAGCCAGGCCAACTTTGCCGTCTACCTGACAGCCATTCAGCCAGGCGACACCGTCCTTGGTTTGGATCTGGCCCATGGTGGCCACTTGACACACGGCATGAAGCTGAACGTCAGCGGCATTCTGTACAACTTCATCAGCTACGGTGTCGACCGCGAAACGCATCGATTGGACTTCGACGCCATTGCCAAGCTGGCGAAGGAACACAAACCGAAGCTGATCGTGGCTGGGGCTTCCGCTTACCCGCGTGAGATCCCGCACGAAAAGTTCGCCGAGATCGCCAACGACGTCGGTGCGAAGCTGTTTGTCGACATGGCTCACTATGCCGGTCTCGTTGCTGGCGGCGTTCACAACAGCCCGGTTCCTTACGCCGACTTCGTGACGACCACTTGCCACAAAACGCTGCGTGGTCCACGCTCCGGGCTCATCCTGTGCAAGGAAGAGCACCAGAAAATGATCAACCGCAATGTCTTCCCCGGCACGCAAGGTGGCCCGTTGATGCACGTCATCGCCGGTAAAGCTTTGTGCTTCCAGGAAGCGCTGCAGCCAGAATTCAAACAGTACGCTCAGCAAGTGGTCGACAACGCTAAAACGCTGGCCGACACGCTCATGGCTGGTGGTCTCAAACTCGTTTCCGGCGGCACCGAAAACCACTTGATGTTGGTCGACGTCACCGCCGTTGGCACCACGGGCACCGCGGCCGAAAACGCTTTGGATGCCAGCGGAATCACCGTCAACAAAAACATGATTCCGTTCGACCAACGCAAGCCAATGGACCCCAGTGGCGTCCGAATCGGCACCCCGGCGCTCACCACGCGCGGCATGAAGACCGACGAAATGAAGTCGGTTGGCGGCTGGATCCTCGAAGCCCTTAAAGCTCCGGAAGATGCCGCCGTTCATGCTCGCATCCGCGGCGAAGTTGCTTCGCTGTGCGAGCAGTTCCCCGTGCCAGGCCAAGCGGTCGAGCTCGACTAA
- a CDS encoding fatty acid desaturase, whose product MPVATASRRKPRQEKPPGALPLRIWWPYVVGIGGMHLIALLAFWPWLFSWTGVASVLIGHHLFGMLGMTVGYHRLLTHRSFQCPRWLEYTLAILGVCCLQDTPARWVATHRLHHQHSDQEHDPHSPLVNFMWGQFGWLMVTNRDVMRLSHLERYAKDLMRDRFYMWLERSHHGLLVFAIHAVLIFGIGAAIGGLTGGWNEAVRMGFSLLVWGVAVRTVFVWHVTWAVNSLTHLWGYQSYSTSDNSRNNWLVGLLAHGEGWHNNHHALPTAAAHGRKWWEVDLSYRVICLLEMVGLAWNVSRPEPRREQRLAAESAG is encoded by the coding sequence ATGCCCGTCGCCACTGCATCGCGTCGAAAACCCCGCCAGGAAAAACCGCCCGGTGCACTTCCTTTGCGAATTTGGTGGCCCTATGTCGTTGGCATCGGCGGCATGCACCTGATCGCGCTGCTGGCGTTTTGGCCTTGGCTGTTCAGTTGGACGGGGGTCGCTTCGGTACTAATTGGGCACCACCTGTTCGGCATGCTCGGCATGACTGTCGGGTACCATCGCCTGCTCACACATCGCAGCTTTCAATGTCCTCGCTGGCTTGAATACACACTCGCCATCCTAGGCGTCTGCTGTTTGCAAGACACGCCGGCTCGCTGGGTGGCAACGCATCGGCTGCATCATCAGCATTCCGATCAAGAGCACGACCCGCACAGTCCGTTAGTCAACTTCATGTGGGGACAGTTCGGCTGGTTGATGGTCACCAACCGCGACGTGATGCGTCTTTCTCATTTGGAACGTTATGCCAAAGACCTGATGCGTGATCGGTTCTACATGTGGCTCGAACGGAGCCATCACGGCCTGCTCGTATTCGCGATCCATGCGGTGTTGATCTTCGGCATCGGAGCAGCCATCGGTGGGCTGACCGGAGGCTGGAATGAAGCGGTCCGCATGGGGTTCAGTCTTCTGGTCTGGGGCGTCGCCGTGCGAACTGTATTTGTTTGGCACGTGACATGGGCCGTCAATTCGCTGACGCACTTGTGGGGCTATCAAAGTTACAGCACCAGCGACAACAGCCGTAACAACTGGCTCGTCGGTCTTTTGGCCCACGGCGAAGGCTGGCACAACAACCATCACGCGCTCCCGACCGCCGCCGCTCATGGACGGAAATGGTGGGAAGTCGATCTTTCCTACCGCGTCATCTGCTTGCTTGAAATGGTCGGCTTGGCCTGGAACGTTTCCCGTCCCGAGCCCCGCCGCGAGCAACGCCTCGCAGCTGAATCCGCTGGCTAA
- a CDS encoding prolyl oligopeptidase family protein — MRTVPLLLVGLISFLVPHGGNFAMAQDAADTSSDDPNLWLEDVTGEKALDWVKAQNKESVAELTESEGFQQLEDKILKILNSNERIPFVVKRGPYYYNFWQDGEHPRGLWRRTTPDEYKKDNPKWDVIIDVDALAKEEGENWVWHGVSMLRPEYKHAMVKLSRGGADADIKREFDMETREFVEGGFYLPEAKSRVSWKDKDTLIVGTNFGEGSLTDSGYPRIVKQWKRGTELSEATTIFEGEKTDVSVTGIYDQTPGFEREFVSRAMTFWTSKLWEVIDGDLVEIEKPDDAEVNVHRDWIFVQPRSTWEVGGKTYEPGALLVGNYDDYMAGKREFTLLFEPTDRKSLAGYSPTKNHILLNELDNVRNKIYLWTPGEDGKWKSESLPGVPEFGSISVGAVDEEESDEFFLTVTDYTLPTTLYLGTAGDPKLEKLKSLPAFYDATGIVVQQYEATSKDGTKIPYFQVSHKDLKLDGSNATLLYGYGGFEVPLTPNYSATTGTAWLTEGGVFVVANIRGGGEFGPKWHQAALKENRHKAYEDFIAVAEDLIARKVTTPEHLGVMGGSNGGLLTGNMLVLRPDLWGAVVSQVPLLDMKRFHLLLAGASWMGEYGDPEDPEQWEFIQTFSPYHLVKEDVDYPKTLFTTSTRDDRVHPGHARKMVARMKKMGHPVLYYENIEGGHAGAADNKQRAFMTALTYEFLKQQLMGK; from the coding sequence ATGCGTACGGTCCCCCTGCTTCTCGTTGGATTGATCTCGTTTCTCGTACCTCACGGAGGAAACTTCGCCATGGCTCAAGATGCCGCGGACACCTCGTCGGATGACCCGAACCTTTGGCTGGAAGATGTCACCGGCGAAAAAGCCCTCGATTGGGTCAAAGCCCAAAACAAAGAAAGTGTCGCCGAACTGACCGAGTCGGAAGGCTTTCAGCAGTTGGAAGACAAAATTCTGAAGATCCTCAACTCGAACGAACGCATCCCGTTCGTCGTGAAGCGAGGGCCTTACTACTACAACTTCTGGCAAGATGGCGAGCACCCTCGCGGCTTGTGGCGTCGAACGACTCCCGACGAATACAAAAAGGATAATCCGAAGTGGGACGTCATTATCGACGTCGATGCGCTGGCCAAAGAAGAAGGCGAGAACTGGGTCTGGCATGGCGTTTCGATGCTGCGACCAGAATACAAACATGCCATGGTCAAGCTCTCGCGCGGCGGTGCCGATGCCGACATCAAGCGTGAATTCGACATGGAGACCCGTGAGTTCGTTGAAGGTGGTTTCTATCTGCCGGAAGCGAAGAGCCGCGTTTCGTGGAAAGACAAAGACACCCTGATCGTCGGTACCAACTTCGGTGAAGGTTCGCTCACCGACTCTGGCTATCCGCGGATTGTCAAGCAGTGGAAACGCGGAACCGAGCTTTCCGAAGCCACGACTATCTTCGAAGGGGAAAAGACCGACGTTAGCGTCACTGGTATTTACGACCAAACGCCTGGCTTTGAACGCGAGTTCGTCAGCCGTGCGATGACCTTCTGGACGAGCAAGCTGTGGGAAGTGATCGATGGCGACTTAGTCGAGATCGAAAAGCCAGACGACGCTGAAGTCAACGTCCACCGCGACTGGATCTTCGTGCAGCCTCGCAGCACTTGGGAAGTGGGCGGCAAGACTTATGAGCCTGGGGCGTTGTTGGTCGGCAACTACGACGACTACATGGCCGGCAAGCGGGAGTTTACGCTGCTGTTCGAGCCAACCGATCGGAAGTCGCTCGCTGGCTACAGCCCAACGAAGAACCACATCTTGCTGAACGAACTCGATAACGTTCGCAATAAAATCTACCTTTGGACCCCCGGCGAAGATGGCAAGTGGAAGAGCGAGTCGCTCCCTGGCGTGCCAGAGTTCGGTTCCATCTCGGTAGGTGCGGTCGACGAAGAAGAGTCGGACGAGTTCTTCCTGACGGTCACCGACTATACGCTTCCCACAACGCTCTACCTCGGCACAGCCGGCGATCCGAAGCTGGAAAAGCTGAAGTCGCTCCCGGCGTTCTACGATGCGACCGGAATTGTCGTGCAGCAGTACGAAGCCACCTCGAAGGATGGGACCAAGATTCCTTACTTCCAAGTCTCGCACAAAGACTTGAAGCTGGACGGCTCGAATGCGACGCTGCTCTACGGCTACGGCGGATTCGAAGTGCCCCTCACGCCGAACTATTCCGCCACGACTGGAACCGCCTGGTTGACTGAAGGAGGCGTCTTTGTTGTCGCCAACATTCGCGGCGGCGGTGAGTTCGGGCCGAAGTGGCACCAAGCAGCCCTCAAAGAAAACCGCCACAAAGCGTACGAAGACTTTATCGCGGTGGCCGAAGATTTGATTGCTCGGAAGGTGACCACGCCGGAACATCTCGGCGTCATGGGAGGCAGCAACGGCGGTCTTCTAACCGGCAACATGCTGGTGCTGCGTCCTGACTTGTGGGGTGCTGTCGTCAGCCAGGTGCCGCTGCTGGACATGAAGCGGTTCCACTTGCTTCTTGCCGGGGCCAGTTGGATGGGCGAATATGGCGATCCGGAAGATCCCGAGCAATGGGAATTCATCCAGACGTTTTCGCCGTATCACTTGGTGAAAGAGGATGTCGACTATCCGAAGACTCTCTTCACCACCAGCACCCGAGACGACCGCGTCCACCCCGGTCACGCCCGGAAGATGGTCGCGCGGATGAAGAAGATGGGTCACCCGGTGTTGTACTACGAAAACATCGAAGGAGGCCACGCCGGCGCCGCCGACAACAAACAACGCGCCTTCATGACCGCATTGACCTACGAGTTCCTGAAGCAACAGCTGATGGGCAAGTAG